A genomic region of Sander lucioperca isolate FBNREF2018 chromosome 6, SLUC_FBN_1.2, whole genome shotgun sequence contains the following coding sequences:
- the LOC116051466 gene encoding immunoglobulin-like and fibronectin type III domain-containing protein 1: protein MFKIRRAKEEEPTAPGQVRIKKKSRVPGVMITQYVEELPEGMATPDFTRKPISLTIQEGKVAIFRAVITGKPTPTVTWARNEGEIDDERWKMVHDTSSGEYQLQMPALTVDQADTYKCYAKNEYGIAVVTATLNIIEVGFKKTQALQEARTAVRQTPEDFKKALKNRVDPEAKEEKKPEIDERFWELLMSADKKDYESICAQYGVTDFRGMLKKLSERKIEREQEQERVVERLCNLKPIELKDDGDAEFELEMSLKDPTSKIFIYKDGVMIPYDVDAEVKHGLKQVGKKFVFSINGVDPDDAGLYQVEVDGVKIFSTDFKLPPVEFLVKIQDVKAEEREDAVFECVISHPLKKINWTGKNVPLEQGDKYDIIVSEDMLIHTLVVKDCKLLDKGIYAAVTGQNCCNAWLIVEADSEPNSQGKKKARKTTRAGGGGAELLKIAEEQRAKVQKDREELIAKAKAEAEAAAAAAAAAAAEKAEAEAKAKAEAEAKAKAKAEAKAKAKADKKVKAEAGECAKATTVEEEEDEDDKEEDVQEEEPADAASSEPKQKVQAKEGEASAEDADTEEGEPVQEKRKRVRAGPLVPETVIDPGVYFTGGLSDVTAIIGTDAELVCRLSSEDCDAVWYKDGNEITATDDICIVKDGTYRKLIIKNCKEEDSGKYRCEADGRKTEAALSVEDPPRINADDLTEFIKPVIIKTGKDAAFKLSFVGREPMKIQWYNEGEELLEDTHIKIEKSSSHSRLLLTKCQRKTTGEIKIKIKNECGTTEAISQLVVLDKPTPPLGPVDIIESSAACIDFKWRTPKDNGGSPITDYILERQQIGRNSWKKLGKIGPEAKYRDTDVDHGRKYCYHIRAETDQGISEMMETDDIQAGTKAYPGPPSTPKIISAFKDCINLAWSAPTNTGGTNILGYNIEKRKNGSNLWGHVNPLDEPIREKKYAVKDVVEGFEYEFRVSAINISGAGEPSTPSEFVFARDPKKPPGKVTDLKVTDSTYSTLSLGWSKPTEEEGVKDEAKGYFVELRPAENPEWGRCNSNAIIMSSYTIMGLKSMAMYWVRVVATNEGGDGEPQELDNYIIAMPPPVRPQFTDKKMKNFVVMKAGNSARINFNFKASPIPAVKWLKDGHPVPKRVTVSNTDTSSQLMIPSSERHDTGIYTIIVKNLVGQETSSVEIRVTDDPKPPGPVELEENVSGTVTVSWTPSPDETKDDRLHYMITKHDSVKRNWQTVADHLFNNKFTVINIMPGREYKFRVYTKNDMGLSKPSESAIWEVKRKTETFSLNLPASKNCNFETPPSFSVPLKMHKSPESYECYMSCAVTGNPKPYVTWYRNNISLNTNTNYYITNTCGVCSMVILKVGPKDSGDYTVIAENTLGRVECSTKLVVED, encoded by the exons ATGTTTAAAATACGTAGAGCTAAAGAGGAGGAGCCAACTGCTCCAGGGCAGG TGAGAATTAAAAAGAAGTCAAGGGTGCCTGGAGTTATGATCACACAGTATGTGGAAGAACTACCTGAAGGCATGGCCACCCCAGATTTCACTCGGAAACCCATTTCTCTAACTATTCAAGAAG GAAAAGTGGCAATCTTCAGAGCAGTCATTACTGGCAAACCAACACCGACTGTGACCTGGGCAAGAAATGAAGGAGAAATTGATGACGAAAGGTGGAAAATGGTCCATGATACAAGTTCTGGTGAATACCAACTACAG ATGCCTGCATTAACGGTGGATCAAGCTGATACCTACAAGTGTTATGCCAAAAATGAATATGGCATAGCGGTTGTAACTGCTACGCTTAATATTATTGAGG TTGGCTTTAAGAAGACCCAAGCCTTGCAGGAAGCAAGAACAG CTGTCCGACAGACACCTGAGGACTTCAAAAAGGCCTTAAAAAATAG GGTTGACCCTGAggcaaaagaagagaagaaaccAGAAATCGATGAACGTTTCTGGGAACTGTTGATGAGTGCAGACAAAAAAGATTATGAGTCCATCTGTGCTCAGTATGGTGTCACTGATTTCCGTGGGATGCTGAAAAAACTAAGTGAGAGGAAGATAGAAAGGGAGCAAGAGCAAGAAAGG GTTGTTGAAAGACTATGCAACCTAAAGCCCATTGAATTGAAAGATGATGGTGATGCAGAGTTTGAACTTGAAATGTCACTGAAAGACCCTACCAGCAAAATCTTCATATACAAG GATGGAGTTATGATTCCTTATGATGTGGATGCAGAGGTAAAACATGGACTGAAGCAAGTGGGAAAGAAGTTTGTGTTTAGCATCAATGGTGTTGACCCAGACGATGCAGGATTATACCAAGTGGAGGTTGATGGAGTTAAGATCTTCTCAACTGACTTCAAAC TTCCCCCTGTGGAGTTCTTGGTCAAGATTCAAGACGTGAAAGCAGAGGAAAGAGAAGacgctgtgtttgagtgtgtcatCTCACATCCCCTGAAAAAGATAAATTGGACAGGAAAGAATGTCCCACTAGAGCAAGGGGACAAATATGACATCATTGTGTCAGAAGACATGCTGATTCACACATTGGTGGTGAAGGACTGCAAGCTATTGGACAAAGGAATTTATGCGGCTGTGACTGGACAAAACTGCTGCAATGCCTGGCTTATAGTGGAAG CCGACAGTGAACCAAACTCACAAGGAAAGAAGAAAGCTCGCAAAACAACCAGAGCAGGTGGTGGTGGAGCCGAACTTTTGAAGATTGCTGAGGAGCAACGTGCTAAggtacagaaagacagagaggagtTGATTGCAAAGGCAAAGGCGGAGGCagaagcagcagctgcagcagccgcCGCGGCTGCAGCTGAGAAAGCGGAAGCAGAAGCCAAAGCTAAAGCCGAAGCAGAAGCCAAAGCTAAAGCAAAAGCAGAAGCCAAAGCAAAGGCAAAGGCAGATAAAAAGGTAAAGGCAGAAGCTGGAGAATGTGCAAAAGCAACCACTgttgaggaggaagaggatgaagaTGACAAAGAAGAGGATGTACAGGAGGAAGAACCAGCTGACGCAGCATCATCAGAACCCAAGCAAAAGGTACAAGCAAAGGAGGGAGAGGCTTCTGCTGAAGATGCTGATACTGAAGAAGGGGAGCCTGTTCAAGAGAAAAGAAAGCGAGTGCGAGCAGGCCCACTTGTCCCTGAAACAGTCATTG ACCCAGGAGTATACTTCACCGGCGGACTGTCAGATGTAACCGCAATCATTGGTACTGATGCAGAACTGGTCTGCCGGCTGAGCAGTGAGGACTGTGACGCAGTCTGGTACAAAGATGGAAATGAG ataACAGCTACAGATGATATCTGTATTGTTAAAGATGGGACTTATCGCAAACTAATTATCAAGAACTGCAAAGAAGAGGATTCTGGAAAGTACCGATGTGAAGCTGATGGGCGTAAAACAGAAGCTGCGTTAAGTGTTGAAG ATCCTCCAAGAATTAACGCAGATGACCTCACCGAGTTCATAAAACCTGTCATAATCAAAACTGGGAAAGATGCAGCCTTCAAGCTATCCTTTGTTGGCCGGGAGCCCATGAAGATCCAGTGGTATAATGAGGGCGAAGAGCTGTTGGAGGACACCCATATCAAAATCGAGAAATCTTCCTCACACAGCCGCCTGCTGCTTACCAAGTGCCAACGCAAAACCACTGGAGAAATTAAGATCAAGATTAAAAATGAATGTGGAACAACTGAGGCCATCTCGCAGCTTGTTGTGTTAG ATAAACCAACACCACCCCTAGGCCCTGTGGATATCATTGAAAGTTCGGCAGCTTGCATTGACTTCAAATGGAGGACTCCCAAAGACAATGGCGGTTCCCCTATCACAGACTACATCCTGGAGCGCCAACAGATTGGCCGAAACAGCTGGAAGAAATTAGGCAAGATTGGCCCAGAGGCTAAATACAGGGACACTGATGTGGATCATGGAAGAAAGTACTGCTACCACATCAGGGCGGAAACTGATCAAGGCATCAGTGAAATGATGGAAACTGATGACATTCAGGCAGGGACAAAGG CTTACCCTGGACCTCCTTCTACACCTAAGATTATTAGTGCTTTCAAAGACTGTATCAATCTTGCTTGGTCTGCACCCACTAATACTGGAGGAACCAACATTTTGGGATACAACATAGAGAAACGGAAGAACGGCAGTAATCTGTGGGGCCATGTCAACCCACTCGATGAGCCCATCAGAG AGAAAAAGTATGCAGTGAAGGATGTTGTGGAAGGCTTTGAGTATGAGTTCCGTGTATCAGCTATCAACATTTCTGGTGCTGGAGAGCCAAGTACGCCTTCTGAATTTGTGTTTGCAAGAGATCCAAAGA AGCCCCCTGGTAAAGTTACTGACCTGAAGGTGACAGACTCCACATACTCCACTTTATCGCTGGGCTGGTCCAAACCCACAGAGGAAGAAGGGGTCAAAGATGAGGCTAAAGGATACTTTGTGGAGCTCAGACCAGCAGAAAACCCAGAATGGGGTCGCTGTAACTCCAATGCTATCATTATGTCCTCCTATACTATTATGGGTCTAAAGTCTATGGCCATGTACTGGGTAAGAGTTGTAGCCACCAATGAGGGTGGAGATGGTGAGCCTCAAGAATTGGACAACTACATCATTGCAATGCCTCCTCCAG TAAGGCCTCAATTTACtgacaaaaaaatgaagaaCTTTGTGGTAATGAAAGCTGGGAATTCTGCTCGGATCAACTTCAACTTTAAG GCCTCTCCAATACCAGCTGTCAAATGGCTCAAGGACGGTCATCCTGTTCCCAAGCGTGTGACAGTGAGCAACACAGACACGTCATCGCAGTTAATGATCCCCTCATCAGAGCGCCATGACACTGGAATCTACACAATCATTGTCAAAAATCTTGTCGGTCAGGAGACCTCTAGTGTTGAGATAAGAGTCACAG ATGACCCCAAGCCTCCAGGCCCCGTGGAGCTGGAGGAGAACGTGTCGGGAACAGTGACGGTCTCCTGGACTCCCTCTCCAGATGAGACGAAAGATGACAGGCTGCACTACATGATCACCAAGCATGATTCTGTTAAGCGTAATTGGCAGACTGTGGCAGACCATCTCTTCAATAACAAGTTCACTGTCATCAATATCATGCCAGGAAGGGAGTATAAGTTCCGGGTCTATACCAAGAATGACATGGGGCTTTCCAAGCCCTCTGAGTCTGCAATCTGGGAAGTGAAGAGAAAAACAG AAACATTTTCTCTGAACCTTCCTGCCTCTAAAAACTGCAACTTTGAGACACCTCCCTCATTCTCTGTTCCACTGAAAATGCACAAAAGTCCAGAGAGCTACGAGTGCTACATGAGCTGTGCAGTGACAGGAAACCCCAAACCCTATGTTACCTGGTACAGAAATAATATTAGCCTCAACACCAATACTAACTACTACATCACTAACACATGTGGGGTCTGTTCTATGGTGATACTCAAAGTTGGGCCCAAGGACAGTGGGGATTACACAGTCATTGCAGAAAACACTTTGGGCAGAGTGGAGTGTTCAACTAAACTTGTTGTCGAAg ATTAG